The following coding sequences are from one Hydra vulgaris chromosome 04, alternate assembly HydraT2T_AEP window:
- the LOC124818359 gene encoding coiled-coil domain-containing protein 43 isoform X2, producing the protein MDNKTFDDYLNHKLKSFGVDEAVYSEYIKGILQELTNEDELKDSLNEVLSVVLDENVLETVNDLVDCWNQFQISEQNNQVLSETSLKEDKIKTLIEKQQKFEQKKQTVDVLNNDLKIRLLEQYAELSGDEESDDNDDDGNRILKNSSLPINTNVQDVIDKQNEQREKQKKASEEKKLNDKLNREKEKIKKLERTEKEKKRTQKVEKRIK; encoded by the exons ATggataataaaacttttgatgATTATCtcaatcataaattaaaaagttttggtgTAGATGAGGCTGTTTATTCTGAATATATTAAAGGGATTCTTCAGGAGTTAACAAATGAAGATGAATTAAAGGATAGTTTAAACGAAGTGCTTTCAGTTGTTTtg GATGAAAATGTGTTGGAGACGGTTAATGACCTGGTAGATTGCTGGAATCAATTTCAAATTTCTgaacaaaataatcaagtttTGAGTGAAACAAgtttaaaagaagataaaatcaaaactttaataGAGAAACAACAGAAATTTGAGCAGAAGAAACAAACAGTTGATGTTCTTAACAATGATCTTAAAATCCGTTTACTTGAGCAATATGCTGAATTGTCTGGAGATGAGGAGAG tgatgataatgatgatgatggtaacagaatattaaaaaattcatctcTGCCTA TTAACACCAATGTGCAAGATGTTATTGATAAACAGAATGAGCAacgagaaaaacaaaaaaaagctagtgaagaaaaaaaattaaatgataaacttAATAGGGAAAAAGAGAAGATAAAAAAGCTAGAGCGAACAGAGAAGGAAAAAAAGAGAACTCAGAAAGTTGAAAAACGTATTAAAtag
- the LOC124818359 gene encoding coiled-coil domain-containing protein 43 isoform X3: protein MDNKTFDDYLNHKLKSFGVDEAVYSEYIKGILQELTNEDELKDSLNEVLSVVLDENVLETVNDLVDCWNQFQISEQNNQVLSETSLKEDKIKTLIEKQQKFEQKKQTVDVLNNDLKIRLLEQYAELSGDEESDDNDDDGNRILKNSSLPSIFSTEL, encoded by the exons ATggataataaaacttttgatgATTATCtcaatcataaattaaaaagttttggtgTAGATGAGGCTGTTTATTCTGAATATATTAAAGGGATTCTTCAGGAGTTAACAAATGAAGATGAATTAAAGGATAGTTTAAACGAAGTGCTTTCAGTTGTTTtg GATGAAAATGTGTTGGAGACGGTTAATGACCTGGTAGATTGCTGGAATCAATTTCAAATTTCTgaacaaaataatcaagtttTGAGTGAAACAAgtttaaaagaagataaaatcaaaactttaataGAGAAACAACAGAAATTTGAGCAGAAGAAACAAACAGTTGATGTTCTTAACAATGATCTTAAAATCCGTTTACTTGAGCAATATGCTGAATTGTCTGGAGATGAGGAGAG tgatgataatgatgatgatggtaacagaatattaaaaaattcatctcTGCCTAGTATCTTTTCAACTGAACTATAG